A portion of the Gossypium arboreum isolate Shixiya-1 chromosome 8, ASM2569848v2, whole genome shotgun sequence genome contains these proteins:
- the LOC108465595 gene encoding lariat debranching enzyme-like isoform X4, translating to MDSLNVPPKYREMKSFWIYYSAHLHCKFTALVEHEEGGRVTKFLALDKCLPGLKFLQIVDIESDPGPYEVQYDEEWLAITRKFCLSFDLPMCRLWYYYSTRTSELTTAVLICRRTQLDMQDCRLWVKHRIEDRGAKPCEFSQTATPHNPSHSVSNTTFF from the exons ATGGATAGCCTCAATGTGCCTCCAAAATATAGGGAGATGAAATCATTCTGGATATACTATTCAG CTCACTTGCACTGTAAATTCACCGCTCTTGTTGAACATGAAGAGGGTGGTCGAGTGACCAAATTTCTTGCACTCGATAAATGCCTTCCAGGGCTCAAATTCTTGCAG ATTGTTGATATTGAATCTGATCCAGGACCTTATGAGGTTCAATATGATGAAGAATGGCTGGCAATAACACGAAAATTCTGTCTTTCCTTTGACCTTCCGATGTGCAGACTTTGG TACTATTACTCAACAAGAACTAGTGAGCTGACAACTGCTGTTCTAATATGTAGGAGAACACAGCTCGACATGCAAGATTGTCGTCTATGGGTTAAGCACAGGATAGAAGACAGAGGAGCCAAACCTTGTGAATTTTCTCAAACAGCTACACCTCACAACCCCTCTCATTCAGTTTCAAACACTACTTTTTTCTG
- the LOC128279433 gene encoding uncharacterized protein LOC128279433: MSAEKESSVSQRHLSCTRCLDALWFCYSPVHQLQQYYREGVLHNCYGKWSALWDCLYLKTKPSSQLQEILEAREKAESHSWTFWTLEEAQAYWKQEFGHLNGRESK; encoded by the exons ATGAGTGCCGAAAAAGAATCCTCTGTCTCTCAACGTCACTTGTCCTGCACTAGATGCTTAGACGCTCTCTGGTTTTGCTATT CTCCGGTTCATCAATTGCAACAGTATTACAGAGAAGGAGTTTTGCATAATTGCTATGGAAAATGGAGTGCTCTTTGGGATTGTTTGTATTTGAAAACCAAGCCCTCTTCTCAACTCCAG GAAATTCTGGAGGCTCGCGAGAAAGCTGAGTCTCATAGTTGGACATTTTGGACACTCGAAGAAGCACAAGCTTATTGGAAGCAAGAATTTGGACATTTAAATGGTCGAGAATCGAAATAA